The genomic stretch TTTGCTTACAAAAAGTCTCAGCAAAAAGTCTTCTCCTTTTAGTTTGCAAGTTGGGCATGTGCTTTGCACCAACTTGAGCATTTAGTGTTAGACTAGTATAATTAGTGAAAAGTTTTCATTAGATTTGATTCTATTTCCTAGGAATATTTTATTCAGTAGCTTGATTATAGCAGTAAttgatttctttttataaatgtCTCTGCTTTTAATGTAAATTGATATACAAAAAATACAATCGCTATTTCTTCTTCTTGAAATCATCAAGTGTAATATTCTTAAAAGACATAAAAATTTTAAGTTCTTAACATACGTTTTATAGTAACTAGCtttagtgtacgtgcgttgcacgttttTATACGTCTATTAataaaaagtgtataaaatttacaATAAGAATGAATTATGTGTAATAACAATTAACATCGAGATAAAtgtaatatttatataatttagaGTAAGGAAAAGGGGTATTACCACTTTTTGCCCCCGCCAGAAATTATTTACATTCGATAGCCGGAAAAGTGTATAAAATtagtataatttttgtatataacatacagaatgtgtatatatacaaaaaatatacagttttcggttattattttgagagcgtcATACAATGTCATTTTCCCTAAGGaaaatttctctatttttttttattaagatACTAAAATTATACACAATTAAGATATTAGTTcattgaaaatttagaaaatcaaTTGAAATATCcaatatataaaatattaatggTAGTTATCATTATATCTAACATGGAATGTATATTTCTGTTGATATATTTACTtctcataattgtataaatatTTACTACTAATAAATGTATTCTAATATAATTTAAATGATTAATTATATTTAAGCAAAAAGGAAAAAGTAGACAAACCTAACGTGTACTTTGTGCATATGGAGAAGTTTATCATAAATTGATATAATGCCATTATTCTTTTATCAATTGAAAAGAtcataaaatttagaaaattttaAGGACTTCTTACCTAATTCAAATAAGTTTTGATTTAGTAAAAAAATTGGCTTGATTTTaaggtcctaaatattaggaaagcaatttaaattataattttatccaatgtaaaactgatttttaaagggtaaaaaaggcgaacgacatttctctaagggccttcgtacttttaatatagtatagatagatattaTTATTTATATGGTAAGATGTAATTCTAATAGAGTAAGGAAAAATAATGTTGAATAAGGTGTATTGGTAATGCAGGGATTAGTAATGCAAGGGTTATTAATGCAAACATTAGCTATGCAGAGGTTATttcttattcattgtttggtgtggtgtattaaaaattaaaatccattgcataatttttaagaaaattgtttgtttacaaaagTGGGGCGATGTGCACAAATAGCCACTAACAGCACTTGTCTTTATTTTAAAGCCAGTGTtttaaatgtctttagtctttagccactggtATAATAAACTTATACCtgactggacaaaaatacccttatgTTATAACTTATACCTACGCTTTTATTAACGATCAGCAGCAGCAGCGCTAAATTACTTCACTGTGATCGTCGAAATTGCAGAAGATTCGCTTCCGATTTCAAACTATAGAATTCAACATTCTCATCCAAAAATCGACATACATTTACAATAAGTTATACTTTTATGtgtttctattgatttttatttcGACATAGTTATACTTTTTCCGatttctattgatttttataCAGTAAGtagaaatttgattttttttttgaatttctggaTTGATAAAGTTAAGGACATCGCGTCCTGTGAtaattctataaaaattaagCACATAATATTAAGGACAATGTCCTGATTTTGCAAATTGAATTAGGGACACAATGTCCTTAACtttgttgttgttcttctgtaTATTAAGCACATATCGTCATAGTTTTGCAAATTGTtttgaaaaagttaaggacacttggtcctgaactttgagtttcaagttgaaaagttcaggacacttggtcctgaactttgacttaCATGTTCAATATTTAAGGACAGttggtccttaacttacagttattagttaaaaagttaaggacaggtagtccttaacttcagatttcaagttcaaaagttaaggacacttggtccttaactttgggtttcaagttcaaaagttaaggataggaatccttaagtttgacttgcaggttcaaaagttaaggacaggaagtccttaagtttgaattacagATTAATTCTATAAAAATTGAGCACATAATATTAAGGACATAGTGTCCTGATTTTTCAAATTGAATTGAAAAGGTTAAGGACACAATGCCCTTAACTTTGTTGCTGTTATTTTGTATATTAAGTACATACTGTCATAGTTTTGcaaattattttgaaaaagttaaggacactagTTCCTaaagtttgagtttcaagttgaaaagttcaggaggtcctgaactttgacttaCATGTTCAATATTTAAAGAGAGttggtccttaacttacagttataagttaaaaagttaaggacaggcagtccttaattTTGGGTTTCAaatcaaaagttaaggacaggagtccttaagtttgacttgcaggttcaaaagttaaggacaggaagtccttaagtttgaattacaagttcaaaagttaagtacAGGCAGTTCTTAAGTTTGAATTCCAAATTCAaatgttaaggacacttggtcttgaACTTATAGTACATGTTCTTAATTATACAAGGATTGCACTATAAAACATGTTCTGGGTTCCCATTCTCTTGACTTGCAGGATGGAAACAATATGCATTATAGCTGCTTTTAATGGTAGATGGACTGAAGACTATAAATATCTTGATCATCAAACAAAGCTTGTTCTAGTACCTGAGGCAATTCGGTTTGAAGATTTCATTAAACAGATCTTTGAAGTTATTGAATTGGATAGACACAAGTTTGAAGCAgtgatatggtttgatatcaacctTGGAACAAGTAAGGGAATGCTTATATCCAAAGATTTAGATCTTCACACATGTATAGAGTTACTAAAAACTCATTCACTCTTCAAGGGTTGTCGTTTCATTGTTGATATTTCGGAAAGAGATTTTGGATCGACAAGCAACGAACATGTCAACACAGaaactcaacatgacaatcaaaacaaatgccaacaaataatggaaatagatatggttgaagctcaaGCAATAACTGAAGAGGTGCTTCAAACACATGTCACCAGAGaaactcaacatgacaatcaaaacaaatgccAATAGATAATAGAAAtagatatggttgaagctcagtcaataactgaagaggtgcttcaaacatttgattctattcaagtagaaggacaaAGCATTACAGAGATTGACAACGAACAAGCTTTGGGTATTCAAGTCTTAGAGAGTGCACCGGTAATCGAAGAAGTTGTTGAAAAAAACTCTACTCAACTAACTAGACGAAGAacaaatttgaaacaaaaagaatcccTAACTACGACATTAAGAGAAAATGATTTGTTGGATGAAATAAAAGTGGGATCAGTATTTAACAAAAAGAAGAGTATAATTAACTGTTTTTCGAATATAGCAATTAAAGGACATTTTGAATTCAAGGTTGTTAGATCAAGATCAACAAAATATTCGTTGAAATGCAATTATGATAGGTGTGGTTGGTGTGTGCGTGCTTTCAGAATTAAAGATTCAACACTTTTCAAGATagtaaagattgagaaaaagcatgACTGCTCTGTTAACACTATGAAAGCTGATCAAAGGCATGCAACTTCAAAGTTGATTAGTGGTTACATTATTGACAATCTTCGAGACCCAAGGTTTGAAGTTACACCAGCTTTTGTCATGGCAGAGATGCAAAAATTGCATGGACTAGACATTGGGTATCACAAGGCGTGGCGTGCTATTCAACTTGCTTCCGCTTTAATAAGAGGAACTCCCGAAGAGAATTATGAATTATTGTCTCCATACTTGTATATGATGACAAGTAAAAACCCGGGAACTTATACTAACATAAAGATAGACGACAACAACAGGTAAACAATCAAAAAAAAAGTTGATTAGTACGTTTTATAAAATTTGGGACATGCTATCTTTAACCAGTTAACTTTTGAGTTGTAACCAGAAGTTCAGGACTGGTTGTCCGtaacttttgaacttataattcaaagttaaggactgcatgtccttaagttttgaattttgaactcaaagttaaggactctatgtccttaactttataacttgaaactctaagttaaggactgtccttaacttttaacctTGTAATCTGAAGTtcaggactacctgtccttaacttcTGTTAACCTTATTTTATATTGTATTTTcaggtttctttatatgttttatgCATATGGATCATCAATATCTAGTTGGAATCATTGTAGACCAGTGATTGTTGTTGGTGCAACTTTTTTTTAAGTCAAAATTACGTGGTGTTTTAATGATTTCAGTTTCAAATGATGCAAATAACCAAATTTTTCCACTAGCCTTTGGAATAGCAGAATCTGAAAATAACAATTTCTATTGTAcgcacgtaatttttgacccgcgcaaattttaaagttagttttggtattttaatatttttaaaatatttacttgactttattttaatataattttaatctTTGTATTTTTAGTCATaaaaaaagataataaaatagttttatttatcgtgtttatcgtttttctatatttttatctttagtttaagatcaattagtatatttttattcatggtatcttaattttatcatgactttagcccattttctttactttttactttattgttataatatttaataatacaaaaaagtagtttccttttaaaattttgtttatttacttaactaagtttaattaatattttggtaggatttttgagtttgtctttgtccaacAAGAAAATTTGTAGGCCCAAAGGTGTGAGTCCATTTCTTTTAACTTAAACCCAATTATTCTTAgctcattcttcccaacccattagccaatttatgtgcaagatttaatcctagccatctatttccttctaatccaatggccatcatTCCTTCTCAActtcatataaaatacccaattatagaaaccctaggGGAGGTTTTTAACTCCTAGTCTTGAAAAAAGGGACCAGCGGCTAGCCCCATCCCCATTCCCATTGCCGCTGCTTCTCCATCCCAAAAATTCTAGCGACCCCCTTAACCTCCAAGCCTGAGCCACTCAAACAGCCACAAATCCAACTCTCTAGTCAAAAAAAAAATGGACTTTACCTGAGGAATGGAGTTTTGGTAGTATTCGAATTCGAGCTCTCGTGTGTCGTTCGAGGTTGAAGGGTCGCGATTATTGTCCCTGATTTCATAGCTTGTTTTTTTCGATCCAGTTTCATCGCCGGATTGCGCACACAGTCAAGCCGAGCGTGTTTTTGTACTCACTAGTCTTActcgtttttttttaaaaaaaaaaaaaaaagagcacaTCTCAGGTTCATTTCTTGActtccttctctcttattttggAAACCTTATATGCTTGTGAGTTTTTAATCGCACTGAATATATGAATTGATGTGTTTGAGTCTTGGCCTAACTATATGTTATATATGCTTCTTGTGTTATGCGTGCTTAAACTCAAATGTTCTTGGTCGGAAATTACAGTAATTGGCGTGTCTTCTTTGCTCAATTGGTTTTGTTCGTTATTGACTTCTTCCCTTAATGTAGTCCAAATAATTTGAACTACAAATCAATAGTGTGACATTGTGTTTGGATTTAGAAGAAACGGAGTCAAAGTTTCATATTCATTGTCCTACTTTATTACTCTAATTAAGTATTTGGCAGAAGTAAACAATTTCAAATGTTGGTTTTCGATTCATTTGGTTGGTTGGAGATTCTTGGTTTGAAATCAATTCATGGAACTATAATTGGAAGACAAGGATAACTATTTTAAGTGGCTCCTGTTACAATTTGATTCACTCTTCGCCTTCTTATATTTGGACTGCTGAAACTTTTATCTTTTTATATTCTTAATGAAACACATGAATTTAGGTGCcataattgtttggtttaatttgctTCAAATGGGACATGGGAGTTGGGATTCGGTAAACTTAAAAGAACTTGAATATTAGATAAACATGGATCAATCAAATTCATATATGGCTTGGGTTTGGCTATAAAGCACTACATTTTATTTTTACTGTCGCATTATTTTTGTTTGTTACTTCATTTTGCTTTGTATTGTTTAAACCCGTTAGGAGTATACTTTAGGCCGACCACACtcgggtaggcaagccttaggattttgttagttttaaggcgagaggtcgttccttTAGTTAATTCATCGGGGGAATGCCCCGTagagtttgtatatatatatatatttgtattctTTTATCAGGGGTATGCCCCTAAGTGAATGTAATTGAAGGTCGTGACAAACATGGTAGAGTGAACATAGTATAGGCtattattattttcttgttttgtttaatctaggtggggacgacctcgagcctcttgtgtgtttatttttctttttctgtgtTTTTCGCCTCAATTCGAATATTTTAGAAGCCAACTTGATCgagtatgcaaccgtactagttacgggacttggggagtgcctaacaccttctccccgagtcaaataaacccccttacccgaatctctggtgtaGACTTAGTTTTAGAGTCTGaaatgttttaaaaggaaaagttattttaaaagaaaatcggtgacctggcacaccgaaatcaaaGTCAGGTGGCGAcactgagttatttccttttgaacacaattttatCACTTTCTAATTGAAAATTCTTTTCGAGCTTTACTGCATCTTTTTATTCTATTTAAGAGGATTAGTGAGGTttgtaaaaaaggggtgtgacatctctggcgactctgctagggacttGCAGGTTTGAGGtagtacttgatcttgttggctttttaggatattcggttgaggtttttatgtgttttgtttgctttatttaatttttattttgtttatgtcattttattatttgctagttgcttatttgtttacagtttttcctttatgtgttactgctttataaacTGTCATCATATGCATTACCCAGTcaattctttctgcaacaagtctcggaGCACGCGTCGCGTGCATgaactctttgttgagtcacccttGATTTAGGAGGGGGGTCGTCAgacgtatggagtgggtggaaagcttgagcagccaccatcgaccatacgctcccccgaattgccttgttagtgaaccccaaacttaggtcagcctttaggtcatttttatttgcatcatgtcatttagacCTAGTAGGGCTTGGTCCCAGGTACCGTGTTCCTTTGTAGGAAGCCtgtccaaattttgtcaaaatgggcCTGTGGCCCAAAATGACATTTAATCATCCCTGtgtgatacatgttgcatctttgagggtaaaaaggtcatttggcggaccgatgTTTGGGAAATAAGGGTGAAGAATGAAACAAGCAGGGCTGAGTAATATTTTTCTTTCACGACTTTttcaagaaaagacaaaaaaaatgaaaatagaaaattcaaattttttttttacattttctatcatttttcaaaaattcaaaaaaaaaaggaaaatccaaaaagattttatatttttccatcatttttcaaaaagacaaaaaatataatttttccaaattagttgcatttgttttaaaaaaaaaggctTTCTCCCATGtctaatcttcccgaactacgcatacctgattctcgtctctcggggcgggatacgtaggcagctcatatagggtccggtcttcctagttagtcttaggttcttggtttcgcggggtcttagccaaatcttgcatgcctagccacttttggccacatcggccattaTTGCAAAATGGGAccattttcgcaaaagtggttcaattaaCCATATCTTATGATCTTGAGTTTATAACTCGGTGTCCGTCCATGTCGTGTTTGCGTCTCTAGCCAcatttggccacatcggccatttttgcaaaaaagggtCCATTTCCGCAAAGTAATTTTTAAGACAATGATTGTCGGGATATTAGAGTCATGTAAGCTTTAAATGGAGTATTTCTCATGCATTATGGGTCAACTTTCTCAAGTTTGTGCAAATAGCCACTTAGGCCATTTTGCAAATATAGCCGAGTTGTGTCTTGCATTTGTCCACTAGGAAATGTGGTGGGGTCACGTAGTGTCCCGAGTCGCTAACCATGTTTGCTTCATTCAGGTATGGACCCGCTGATTCGATCCAAAGTGCTGATGGTAGTAAAGATTCCGAGAAAGTTGATCAAGTGGTGGAAAATGTTTTCATCGTTAGAGCAGTATGAGTTAATGCAGAAATTAGGCACCCTAACTTCCCTTCTTGATATCACACCCCGTCCAGACTTAGTGGAGGCGATGCTGACTTATTGGGATCCGCAAAATTTGGTTTTCAGATTTGGAGAGTGTGAGATGACTCCTACCTTGGCGGAAATGTCTGGTCTCACTCGTTTAAGCTATATAAGCAAGGACATGATACTTCCCCGAGACCACTCTAGGACAAGATTCCTCAGCGACCTGGGCCTGAAAGATAATAAGCATTTGAAATGTCTCGAGCAGTCCTGGATATCCTTGGATTATTTGTTTGCTAGATTTGGACCACAGGATAGTTTTGACGTCTTTTGGGATGAGTTCTGCACAACCAAGGCAAAGTGGCAAAGACGTCGCCTCGAAGCTTTCAGCCTTGCTTTGTTGGGATTATTGGTTTTTCCATTAGATGAGAGGCACATTAGCACTCGTCTGCAGTCAGTGGTAATGGCATTATTTCATTAGAAGCAACGCAAAACTGTTACCGTTGTGTCGATGATCTTAGCAGAGTTGTACCGAGCCTTGAGTGAGGTTAGGGGAGGTGTCAGATATTTTGAGGGAAGTAACCTTTTGCTACAGCTGTGGATGATGGAGCATTTGCACACTGCTTCCTTACTTTGTCCCATCGACCGTGCCTTGAGGGATCGGGTGGTATGCATCGAACGTAGGATGAAATCTCCTAAGTTTACGTACCTAGTAGGCGTCACGGATTGGATTGAGTTCCTCGGTTTAAGGACAAATGGGAATGTTTTGTGGGCTTACCTTTGGCTACCTTTGGATGATATCTTGGTAGGGTGCCTCATGCAGCCTTTCCTGATGCTGATAGGACTCAAGTGTGTCAGACCGTACACTCCCGATAGGGTAATGCGGCAATTGGGCAGAAGACAAGAGGAGCCTCCAACTTTGAATCTTCGGAGCCACATCATAAATTTTAGCAAAAAGGCGGCTGATGAAATCAAGTATGTGCAATACTGGAACAATGcaaagaggatgaagaaaaatacaTTAGTAGAGGACGTCGGCAGGCCCGAGTGTACTCAGGAGTACTTGATTTGGTTACAGTCCGTCCCGCCAGGGGTCAACACCCCATTGCCAGCACAATTTAGGGGTCGGGCAGTTCAGACGGATGCTTTTGAGGAGGCATCAGACCAAGATCCCTGGGATAAGCTTGAGTTGATAAAGTCTCAATTAGCGGGATTGGCAGCAAACGTGGAGCAGCATGGCCAGTATTTGTTTAGGGTCAGCCTTCAGGATGCGGGGGCATACGCCAGGGCCTTTATTCCCAGCATCGGTGTTTCTTTACAAGGCATGttacagagtttgagcatgacggaTAACCCAGGATCATCCCAGCTAGGACCGTCGCATTCAGGAGTAGCTTGAGGAGTCATTCTATTTAGGTGTTTGGAGATTGTCGtatgttgtcttttactttcgTGTCTTGTCTAGAAGTACTGAATCCGTTAGGTAGTGTCAGAGTCTGTCGTAGTGTAGTTGAGTCTGTCATGTCTTTCATTATCGTATTTCCTTTAGCATTTTAATATCGAAAagttataaatgaaaaatccaaaaaatattttgttttcagTTTATTTTCCACCAttctccagaactacgcttggtctgattcatgagggacatgatacataggcaacctacatcgggttcgatcaaatcatttttggctcaaaataaaagagaaagaaaaagaaaagagtgataagaggtgttggaaaagaaagagaagaaaatatcaaaatgagcaaattgggatgatgtcatatgaccctgcgaccctcaaagccattttagaaccgttaatcattgttaggtgcattgcatgtaatgtgatattattatttgataaatgctctaacgctaacatgGTGGTTTTGTGTTATTGTCCTCTGTTATCTCTATTAAGtttcaggaaggtggttagtttgttggcatcctagcaagtcatccatacaacacccgatcaaagcgTCAAACAGTCATGGCTAGCAGGGAATCAGACACCGGAGTTGTAGacccaccaagggagattgtTGAGCCAGAATCGGAACTGCAAGAGGAGGTCCGGAGGTTGAGGCatcagatggcagaaatgtatcaagcCTGGATTAAGGGACACCCTCCACCATCGTTCCCTACCAACTACACAGAAAACCCTGCTTCCATTCCACCACTCTCTCAATCCTAGATGCCCAATACCATTGATCTTTCCCCACAACACGCACCtggctttaccccttaccacaactATCCCGGCACTTCAGACCAAACTGTTCATGCTCCGCCAGCCAAAACAACATCATACCTGCTCCgacatctgctcctatttttgtaccccctccacaagctaccctccaccgatcctctagtgagcctgCATTCCCCGCTACAGATGCCCACTACTATGCACCGGAGCCCACATTCAAAGTCCCATATCCTTATTCTTACACTCCCCAATTTGAGCCTCGTGTTGAAACTAACAAACCACCCAAGAACAcagagcaagaagagatgtttaggaaggtacagagtctggagcaatcattgagaaatatgcaagggttgggaaaccaagtgagtgtggcctataaggatttgtgtttgttccccgatgtccaattGCCTACCGAGTTTAAGAcgcccaagtttgacttgtatgacggacatggggatcctgtagctcatctgagaggttattgcagtaaaatgagaggcacTGGGAGAAAAGATAAATTACTGATGGCAtacttcagccaaagtctgagtggggcagctttagaatggtacacccgccaggacgccagcaggtggtacacctgggacgatatggctcaggcctttgcccgGCACTTTCAATACAATATAGATATTGTTCCAGACCGCCTATATTTGACCAAGGTGGAAAATAAtcccagtgaaagctttagagaatatgggttccgatggagggagcaagctgcacgAGTTAATCCTCCGATGGAAGAAGACGAGATGGTTAAATACTTTCTTCAAGCCTTAGAGCCCACTTACTATGGCCACTTGATTTCAGCCattggtaagtctttcaatgatgtggtaaagatgggagaaatggtggaagaggggctcaagtcgagtaagatcatgagctattctgctataaaagcaaccacccaggcaatCCAGAGTGGTACCGGAAGTTTTCtaggcaagaagaagaaggaagatgtcGCTATGGTTGTCTCCAGATCATGGCATGGCCATAGGGGTTGACCTCATCAATACACCCATCCTAGACCCCGACCTCAAACCTAcccccaagctccatataatccacctcaACATTACTTTTCCCCGCAAAACCCCCAATACTCAGCCAGGCCATCCCAATACCTTGTTCACCATGCACAGTtatatgctcaaccccctccttaCCTGCAATGGCGTGCTCCAGCTCCGCAGAAtatctacccagctccacaaaatacctatccacccccacacCCCCACAAAATACACCCATCCTCGACCCCGACCTCAAACCTAcccccaagctccatataatccacctcaACATTACTTTTCCCCGCAAAACCCCTAATACTCAGCCAGGCCATCCCAATACCTTGTTCACCAtgcacagtcatatgctcaaccccctccttaCCCGCAATGGCGTGATCCAGCTCCGCAGAAtatctacccagctccacaaaatacctatccacccccacaacCCTATCAAAACCCCATTGGTTCAAATTTTCGATCAAGGCCAGAGTATAGGAGAGAGAGGCAGCAGCGGAAACAAACTTTTACCCCGCTTGGAGAGTCCTATGCTAGTCTGTTTCAAAGGTTAAGGCAGTTGGACGTCTTGAGGCCGATtgagtcaaagataccaaatccCCCTCCAAAGAACCTCGATTATTCCCTAAGGTGCGCCTATTGTTCTGATGCtccagggcatgacatagagaagtgttggcatGTGAGACGGGcaatccaggagctcattgatacaaacCAAATTGTAGTCCAAAGCCCAAATGcaccaaacatcaatcaaaaccctttgccagcccatgcagagacgcacatgattgaaatagtgcACAAGGATAGGGAGCCCAAAAGGTCTTCTAAGTCCGTCATTTCGGGCTAGTGAAAGCAATTTGGTTAAAGCTCCAGACTCTACCAAAGCAACGCCCTTGACAGTTGAAGGGATGACAGAAAAGCCAAGCTCAATCAATTCGAAACCACCAGTGTTGGTCATGAAAGGGTTGTCGAAAGATATCGGGGCAAGTCCGGAAAGTTcaaaagtggtagtaccagggatTCCAAGTAAGCCTGTCATAGTTGTGAAAGGGGCTCATATTACCCCTATCATCATTAAACCAGTAACCCAGCTGCCGGTGATGGATGTCAAGGCTATTCCGTGGAACTATAAACAAGTgatagtgacatacaaaggaaaagaaatagaggaAGAAGTTAATGAAACTGGAGGATTGACTCGTTCTGGGAGATGTTTCACCCCAGAAGAATTAAGGAAAGCCAAGCCATTCAAGGATAGCCAAATGCCAGTAAAGAAATTGGTCACcgaggaagaggctgaggagttcctgaaaaggatgaaagtgcaggattattccattgtggagcagttaaagaaaacaccagctcagatttctcttttgtctttgttgatacattcagatgaacatcgcAAGGTCTTGATGAAGATTTTAAATGAGGAacacgttcctgataagatcacagtgaaacacttggaaaagatagctagcaAGATCTTTGAAGCAAATAGGATCACTTTCTCGGACGATGAACTTCCtatagagggtacagaacacaaccgagctctttatctcacagtgaagtgtgaagattctgtt from Nicotiana sylvestris chromosome 12, ASM39365v2, whole genome shotgun sequence encodes the following:
- the LOC138882711 gene encoding uncharacterized protein, coding for MASRESDTGVVDPPREIVEPESELQEEVRRLRHQMAEIQNNIIPAPTSAPIFVPPPQATLHRSSSEPAFPATDAHYYAPEPTFKVPYPYSYTPQFEPRVETNKPPKNTEQEEMFRKVQSLEQSLRNMQGLGNQVSVAYKDLCLFPDVQLPTEFKTPKFDLYDGHGDPVAHLRGYCSKMRGTGRKDKLLMAYFSQSLSGAALEWYTRQDASRWYTWDDMAQAFARHFQYNIDIVPDRLYLTKVENNPSESFREYGFRWREQAARVNPPMEEDEMVKYFLQALEPTYYGHLISAIGKSFNDVVKMGEMVEEGLKSSKIMSYSAIKATTQAIQSGTGSFLGKKKKEDVAMVVSRSWHGHRG